Part of the Tetragenococcus koreensis genome, GAGTGTAAAGGCAGAAGGGAGCTTGACTGCGAGACAGACAAGTCGAGCAGGGACGAAAGTCGGGCTTAGTGATCCGGTGGTTCCGCATGGAAGGGCCATCGCTCAACGGATAAAAGCTACCCTGGGGATAACAGGCTTATCTCCCCCAAGAGTCCACATCGACGGGGAGGTTTGGCACCTCGATGTCGGCTCGTCGCATCCTGGGGCTGTAGTCGGTCCCAAGGGTTGGGCTGTTCGCCCATTAAAGCGGCACGCGAGCTGGGTTCAGAACGTCGTGAGACAGTTCGGTCCCTATCCGTCGCGGGCGTAGGAAATTTGCGAGGCGCTGTCCTTAGTACGAGAGGACCGGGATGGACCTACCGCTGGTGTACCAGTTGTCGTGCCAACGGCATCGCTGGGTAGCTATGTAGGGCAGGAATAAACGCTGAAAGCATCTAAGCGTGAAGTCCCCCTCAAGATGAGATTTCCCCTTTCTTCAAAGAAAGTAAGATCCCTGAAAGAAGATCAGGTAGATAGGTCCGAAGTGGAAGACCCGTGAGGGTTGGAGCGGACGGATACTAATCGATCGAGGACTTAACCACAGGTTCAAGGGTTTTCGGTTGCGAATGGAGGTTGTTTTTCATCCAGTTTTGAGAGAACGAAAGGTTCACTCAACATGATTTTGTGTGTGGTGGCGATCGCAAGAAGGAGACACCTGTTCCCATGCCGAACACAGTCGTTAAGCTTCTTAGCGCCAATTGTAGTGAGGGGTTATCCCCTTGTGAGAGTCGGACGTCGCCACGCGGAATCAGGAGGTTTAGCTCAGCTGGGAGAGCATCTGCCTTACAAGCAGAGGGTCATAGGTTCGAGCCCTATAACCTCCATTGAGTCGTTAGCTCAGTTGGTAGAGCATCTGACTTTTAATCAGAGGGTCACAGGTTCGAACCCTGTACGACTCATTTTAGATCAATCAGCGGGTGTGGCGGAATTGGCAGACGCACTAGATTTAGGATCTAGCGCCGCAAGGCGTGGGGGTTCAAGTCCCTTCACCCGCATGGCATGATAGACATGCGCCGGCTTAGCTCAGTTGGTAGAGCATCTGATTTGTAATCAGAGGGTCGAGGGTTCAAGTCCTTTAGCCGGCATCTAAAGAGCTGCGGAAATAGCTCAGCGGTAGAGCACCACCTTGCCAAGGTGGGGGTCGCGGGTTCGAATCCCGTTTTCCGCTTGATGCCAAAACCACGCCGGGGTGGCGGAACTGGCAGACGCACAGGACTTAAAATCCTGCGGTAAGTGTATTACCGTACCGGTTCGATTCCGGTCCTCGGCATTGTTTCATTGTATTGCGCCCATAGCTCAACTGGACAGAGTGTCTGACTACGGATCAGAAGGTTGAGGGTTCAAATCCTTCTGGGCGCGTAACGGGAAGTAGCTCAGCTTGGTAGAGCACTTGGTTTGGGACCAAGGGGTCGTAGGTTCGAATCCTGTCTTCCCGATTTTTTATTGTAATAAAGGTACTTGAGGAAAGGAAATTTCTTTTCTTCTAGTGCCTTTTTTTGTATGAGTTGAGATATAACTGAAATTGAAATATGATACAATACAATTAAAAAGATAAAGGAGGCGGATTATTGAAGGGTCAAATCCAAAAAGCGTTGAGCGGATTTTACTATATTTATTCAGAAGGTAAAATTTATCAAACAAGAGCCCGTGGAAACTTTCGTAATCGAAAAATTACTCCCTTAGTTGGAGATTATGCTGTTTTTGAGAGTGAAAATTTAACTGAAGGTTATTTACTTGAGATATTGCCTAGAAAGAATAAATTGTTACGCCCACCAGTAGCAAATGTTGATCAAGGAATCATTGTAATAAGTTTGGTTGAACCGCAATTTTCTTATTTTTTATTAGATCGTTTTTTAGTAAGTATTGAATATGAAGATATCGAACCGATTATTTATTTGAGTAAGGCCGATTTACAAATAGAAAATAAACTGCTTAATGAAATTATCTCAACCTATCAAAAAATTGGTTATACTGTGATTGTTTCGAATGAGGAAGAGGCGATGGAAAAACTAATCGGTTTATTTCCTGATCGTTTAACGGTTTTTACCGGTCAATCTGGTACGGGGAAATCAACTTTATTGAATCGTTTAATGCCACAGTTAGAATTAGAAACAGCAGAAATTTCTGACGCTTTAGGCCGTGGCCGACATACC contains:
- the rsgA gene encoding ribosome small subunit-dependent GTPase A, producing the protein MKGQIQKALSGFYYIYSEGKIYQTRARGNFRNRKITPLVGDYAVFESENLTEGYLLEILPRKNKLLRPPVANVDQGIIVISLVEPQFSYFLLDRFLVSIEYEDIEPIIYLSKADLQIENKLLNEIISTYQKIGYTVIVSNEEEAMEKLIGLFPDRLTVFTGQSGTGKSTLLNRLMPQLELETAEISDALGRGRHTTRHVELLSIADGLVADTPGFSAINFFDITERELAKQFPEFVQASPHCRFRECLHLNEPDCEVKRQVETGDIAKSRYENYVRFLEEIKKRKPIYKKKR